The Triticum urartu cultivar G1812 chromosome 5, Tu2.1, whole genome shotgun sequence genome contains the following window.
ATCCCAAAAGCCCGGACTGAAAGGAGGAGGGATACTCTCCCTTATAAGTTGGTCATGGCCTTCTCCCGtaagcgaggtgggactaaaccaAGCCAGCCTCCACTAGTGAACAGCAGCCCTAACAGTACATGTGGATTAGTAAAAAGTGGAAAGAAGGTTTTCATGTAACATCTATGGGCACTGCTGGGAGTCGTTGGGGTGTTGTCATGTCGAGGAATGCAGGATACTCCTACCAGGTTAAAACACTCTGCCTGCACTCCTTTGCGATAAATcattttcatgaatttggtggtTCCTCATGTTATAGTTTCATCCGCGATGAATTAATGCGATCAATGTGGCATTGCCGCATGGCAAGTGGCAAAACTGAATCTATCTTGCACCTTGCAGGTTGTTGAGTTAGATTTCCTGTATCCAAGTAAAGGACTCCATCGGCAGTATGACGCCGGTTACAGAATAACCTCATGTGCAGCAACGCCTGACCAGGCCGCTTTTATCATGAGCAGGGccaagaagcccaagaagaaACCGATGGACGAAACACTTCTAACTTCTGCTTTCCCTTGCAAGGCTATAAAGGTACCCCTGCATACTTTGCTAGCTCTGAATTGGTCTCCAAATCTGATGACCTGTTCACTTTTTTTATATATAAAGGGGATAACCCGGCCTCTGCATCCATATGATGCACACTATTATCTTTACTAAAAGATGTCAAATATTCAAAAGAGCCCCACAAGACCAAAAATACTAAAATACAAGAACATAATCGGTCAGAAAAAAGATTACATGACTCAGTCACATAACCAGCCAAACCGGTTGAATAAGCCCCGTGCTAGTGTCTCAAACGGCTGCACCCAAAAGTCATATGCCCGGGAGCGCGTCCACACACTAAAGTAATGACAAAGTACGGATCAACGTGGTGACCCTGTAGATAATCTGCAAAAAATCAGGAGCAATTGATTGTGTTAAAAATAGTCATTCTGGCAAGTTCAAATTATCCATAATAAGGCACAAACTCACGCTCAGATTTGTCCCTTAAGATTTTTGTGAATACCAACCAGCCAATTCCCAAACAAAATTGTGGTACTTGTTGGTGGGGGCAAGTTACATGGTGCAAGCACCGCACGTCAGATCAAAGGGGCAAACGGGCAAGAGAGAAAATGATGGTAAATTGTTTCCTCTTGATCACAAAAACAAGAAACAAGATTTTTGACATCTCTATCAGTTTTTGTTTGCCAAATTATCTTTAGCGAGAATCACTTCCTTTGTAGAAACCACGTGGACACTTTAGTTTTAATTGAACTTTGGTCTTCCAGATGTGATTCCGCGGAAAACAGGCTTGATAAAGGTCCGCATACATAGACTTAAAGGTGAATACACCACTAGTATTTAACTTCTATCTAAATATATCAAACGTTTGTGTTGGATTGACCGATTTCAATTTACGCACCAAATGGAGCCAGGCGGACATTTGTCACCAATTTACAAAGTTTGGTGCCAATCCAAGCACATTTAAGCCTCGAGTCACCAGCTTAACACTGTCTAGGCAGATGCAACAAATCTGGACACTCAAATCAAATGATAACGGACTTCAATATACTTGGACCTTGAATGAAAGCTCGCATTTTTACTCTCAAGTGGATGATGTTTTGTTGTCACAAAACAATACATACTTGTTTTGCCCCAATCGTTTTATAGCTCTGTTGCTACAATAAATTCAGCTTCAGTTGTATTCAATGCCACACTCTTTGGCAACCTGCTTTGCCATGACACCATTCCCCCTCATAGGTAACCTGCTTTGCCTTTCATAAGGAACCCCTTCGACGGTTCCATGTAGATTTCTTCCTCCAACCTACCATTAGAGTAATCCTTAGCACCAAGACAATGAGATTCTCCGCTGACCAAATCCTCCAACCAGCTAACGATATCAGAGAACTCAAAATAAGGAACGAGCTCACCAAATTTGGTGCCAATACAAGTACATTTGAACCTTCAATACCATATTGAACACCGTCTATTCAGATGCAGCAAATCTGTACGGAACCTCTTTCCTTCTTATTCTTCTCTCTTGCGGGTTGTGTTATTGTTGTGTACTCCCTCTCACTCTTGCAGTGGCAGCCACCACCAGCTGGGTGGTGTGactagaatttttttctttttttcacttCACTAGGAAGCACTCACAACGATTGAATACAACAAAGATCAATGGTTCATGTATGTTGGACTTATGGGCTGACATTGGGTTGCCGACATACCTTGACACGAGGGATTTAACCCAACACGAGAAAACGAAAGAGTACccaccttgcaaccaaataaatTGCCTATACTTAGGTTGTGTCTTCTTATTTTACAATACATGCGTGGACCTCACTTATGAACGCCAATATTTCAGGAGCAACGGGCAAAGAACATCTACGTCGCCTCGATCTGCCACGGGCGAACTGCGTGTTGATGGCTGCGGTGAACCTCCAAGGCAAATTTGCTTGAGTTACAACGCTACTGAGCTTCTTGGAGTACCCTGTTCTAGTTTGTAAAGAATCGTGGTTAATTTGGTTGGCAAGAAAGCGTGCACCTGAAATGCAACAACAGTTCTTTTTCCAGTAAGAAAGAGCAACAGTGGCCTTGGCTGTCTCTTGCCACGGCATCTAACCAACGACGGAGTGAGCATCTTGTAGAGTaataagggcatgtacaatggtggcATATGGTTACATATGCCCTATGATAAAAAATAATTTGAGGCATTTACATCTATTTTTTTTCCCAATGCAAGCTACCATTAGTAGGCATCattaaaaaatagaaaataaagacTTTAGTACATATGCATCTCTACTTTTTACTCTAACCTTTTCAGCTTTTGTCACCGGACCACACTTTTTCTCTTCAAGCACCCGCCTCCTGAAGAGGATCCCGCTTCCCTATCCGAACCTACTTTACGTCATATCCAATCCTACATGGCATGTGAGACATCACCTTGAGGCTAtgcattgtacatgccctaatgGCCTTGGCCTTGGTTGTCTGTCTGCAACAGGGGCTTGTGTAATTGTGTTGCATTGACAGTCTGGCACGGTTATATGTGTCCCCAGTCTATGTGCCACGCTTGGCAGATGATATCCCTCGGTTAGTTTAGTTGGATTTCTCTTGAGAGAGAGAACCTGCTCCTTTAGTTGCTGCTTTCTTTTTCAATAATTGTTTGTTTAGCTGCTgttattttttccaaaaaaataaaTTGTTTAGCTTTTTTTAGCAAAAATGTTCGCTTAGGGCATACCGGCAAATTCCCTCCCGCATCCACCTGCAGATAGGGGGACCAGTCCACGGACACGGATGTCGGAGCCGACCATCCGGTGTTATCTTGTATATGTCTGCCAGTAAAGGGTAATTTGAAATTTAAATAAAGTCTGATACATAGCGCGCATCGGATCACACCAGAGCCGGGTTGTATGCCCGATCACAACCAAAAATAGGCAAGTATGCTTAGTTTCTACATGCCTGATCACAAAAAAATATCAGTCCGGCAGTCCGTGATAAAAAAAATAGATTTTCTGCATTGCCGAACTGGCAATTCAAACCTCTGTGCTCAAGGTGCTATTGTCGCCGTGTAGGTagcctcctcctcatcctcctcctccgtcgCCTCCAACTCATTTTTCTACCGCTGCAACATCTTCTAGCAGACGACTTGCACAATCATTCTAGTGTCAGCATCCAAAGATTCCAAATTCAAGGACAACATTTTGGTGTTTTCCGCATCGGTTGTGATCTTCACCTTCTTTTCTTCAAGCATCGCCTTCTCTTCGAAATTATGCGTTAAAAAATATGCTCATGATGTTTTACAAAAGTATTTATAGAAATGTAAAAAATGTTaacatttcaaaaaaaaaaggtTTCATGTCATTCAAAAAAAAGTTTCATTGTGTATTTGGAAAAGGTTAACATGTATTcataaaaatgttcaaaaacaTGTGGCCGGAAACATGCtaaacatgtatttgaaaaatgttgaacatgtaCAAAAATTGTTTCAGATGTATACAAAGAATGTACAATTGGTTGAAAAATTAGACATAAAGACATATATTTGAAACAAATATTACTAATTTATTCAAAATATGTTAAACATGTAAAAAATATGTTCCTAATGTATACGAAAATGTACAATGTGTGTGAAAAAGGTAAACATGTGCCGAAAACAAGAAACGGGGAAAATAAAAGGGAACAAGGAAAAAACTAAAAACCAAATAGAATTGTAAAAACACAAAATATTTTTAGAAAACCATTGTAAATTGACGCACAAAACCATTGAATCAAcataaaaaacaaagaaaaagataAAAAAAAAGGAGCACCGGATCTCTGGTGCATCCCTACAGGAGCACCGACGCCATGATCGCCACCGGTCACGGTCATTGTTGATCCCTATAAAAAATGCTCTCGATGTATATGCAAAATGTACATTGTGTACAAGCAATGTGGACATGTGTTTTATAAAAACTAAAAAATAGAACCCAAAGAAAGACGAACAAAGAAAACCCAAGAAAGAAAGAAGTGAAATAAAAAATGAAAAGGCGCTGCAAACAATGAAAAACTGATAAGAAAACCACAAAGATAAAAAAACTCGCGACCGCAACCACATTACTGGGTCGGTCGCGTAGGGCCACGTAATAGGTGTGCCGGAGCCACATCTCTCAAACGAGCGAGAAGTAGCTCTGTTGATATAATAGTGCCATTTTCTATTTGGCGCCTTCAGCGGCTGGGCTTGGCCCCTTTACATTATTATTTTGTTTCTTCAAACTTTAAAAAACGGTCCTCACGTTCAGAACTAACTGCAATAACCACCTCGGATGGATCAACTTACATGGCTAGCTTGTAGTTTTTCCTTCTTTGTTGTATGTCACCTTGCAACACAAAAAAGAGGACCCTTGTTTTTCTTTGTTCTTTTGGCCGGTTTTTCTTTGGCTTCTACATGGTTTCtattttctttttaatttttaTTTATCCTTCTTTTGCCAGTTTCTTTTTTTACCCAAAATCTAAAAAATGGTCGCGCGCTAACTGGAGAGAACGAGCGGCCGGTCTTTTTTACCATGCATGAGTTGTATTTTTGTCTGTTAGTGCATGTCGTTATCAGTATTTAATGTGTTCACATTGGTTAGTCCAATTTAAAAGAAACAGCTTCACGTACAATTATTTTGGTTTTCTGAATTTTTAAAAAGCCATATCTTTCAAACCGTGTGCCGGAATTCAGATCCGCCTTCACTGTTGAATTCTTTGCGACGAGATCTTTGAAACTAGATCCCCCATAAGTATGTTTCGACGAAATTTTTTTGATGCCAACTTTGACGCTATATTGTGCAACTTCAGTACTGCTTTGTGCAAGTTTAGTACTGCATGGTGCAATTTTTTTCAAACCCAGTTTTTTGGAGCTGCATCCACAGTAGTTGTAGTTGCACACATAGTAGTCCTAGTTGGCCCATGCATGGCCATAGAGTTGCACAATCTGGTCCGCATAGTCGCATATGAATTGTCATAGCTTgtaatgtagtctagttgcacacacattgatgtttagttggcttgtaacgtagtctagttgcacacataTTGATGTTTAGTTGACAGGAATACTAATTGCACACACATATGCTTAGTTGGCTTGTAATATAGTCCAGTTGCACACACActgatgtttagttggcaggacaCTAGTTGCACACGCATTGATATTTAGTTGGCAGGACTAGTTACACACACATATACTCAGTTGGCGCGGCAATGTATTCTAGTTGCACAATGCAGTACTTTAGTTGCATCATATAGCACCAAAGTTGGCATCAAAAAAAATTCGTCGAAACATACCCATGCGGGATCTAATTTCGAAGATCTCGTCACGATGAATACAAAGGTGAAAACGGATCTGAATTCCAACTTGTGGTTTAAAAGATATGACTTTTTAAAGATTTAAGAGGCGAAAATAAATGTGGTTCACAGACTAGTCTGTACACATTTGTTGTACGCATTTAATACTAACGAAGACATCCACTAACTGACAAAAAAACACACACTAGGTAATTACTATTTATAAATTATTAGGGACCAAAACTTGCAATTTTAGGCCGGCCGCTCGCAAAGTGCAGCGAGCAGCCAGCCGCTCGCTAGACCGGTCCCTTTTTTTAATGCGTGTTTTTTTTCAAATTTCACAATTTTTTTCCAAATTCGTCTATTGTTTCAGTTTTCTGCTAAATTTCTAGTGAATCTTTTAACATTTTAATGAACTTTTTTCTAATATTCtattatttatttcatttttttgcAACTTTATTTAGGGAACCTTTTTTCAAAATCTCTAAATAGGTTTTCCAAAGTCgatgaaaattttcaaataaacgAACTTTTTTctaaaatcgatgaactttttaaaaTAAATCCTTGATtgtttttaaaattcatgaacttttttccaaaata
Protein-coding sequences here:
- the LOC125507426 gene encoding casein kinase 1-like protein HD16 codes for the protein MWISKKWKEGFHVTSMGTAGSRWGVVMSRNAGYSYQVVELDFLYPSKGLHRQYDAGYRITSCAATPDQAAFIMSRAKKPKKKPMDETLLTSAFPCKAIKEQRAKNIYVASICHGRTAC